Proteins found in one Plasmodium knowlesi strain H genome assembly, chromosome: 12 genomic segment:
- a CDS encoding LCCL domain-containing protein, with protein sequence MNYLIPVLWCIFLSFLARGQESATNFYKFVDSSASSTYISEESGSSLYDAKRAIQNNPGYWCSSGNHGKDEEISWTGYLNTKGFIKGVKISWEYSPESVSISVSSDGENYKNVIPYRRISGNEASFDEIYFFKKLEEVISIRIGLKNAIHKYFGIREVKIIGGGNPYFLLLSGITSDNEMCLQVEEGLVNNDNTSVILDSCINALASGDGRELWKTNSNNQIISAFSNPPKCLSVINLDNLEKNKIVLYDCLRALEDGDGKSNWIFESNSQIRLQRSGEPLCISQKNIYGNVPGIHDILLNMDITVDANSTLDDDHNADNTIDGNLNSYWASATFADNYEHVVNIILDLNKYVEISRVKISWEYPPLHYSISASIDNQEYKVIAENLANPSFVTIDSLKNLETRYIKITMMKPHPKHGEMGDQFLYGVRSIEVQANNLETTIGYCRDAANSDDARDKYFVEYITEFDEDLTSKLINLEDDVSKNVNSISDNLSKLEELLPNIETCIQEKKEYDEELKESKEKANELNEKLSSLVSVNSIHDNDLLRLDILPGDSSSYPATDCSVIKNVQDISQSGFYWIKPKCAPEPLRVYCDMESSTSLYVWNGNPPKHSDHLISNIINSVDDIRQHCAEIGLEPLILRSKSQLNSLILSLKKMGYTLNGKNNIPLAYDYSCDHGSCSGKFHDLVNGNIDLTTLIYLKASESPDSTKVRQTAGISYDDGSFKFFNLETSDISAIVCSTNSTENDDALQYLRINCETTALEDYFNSIVNTNIVVLCPLGCASDNFKSNAVYGSRGIYADNSSICRAAIHAGVVDNKGGLVNVTIESGMDRYEGSISNNVESISLNKDPAGGLLDIITKDEEENIKEERSIFHHWTIRIGNLSAECPMDLFQYKHTSFFQKGETTKERKEMAYSEDENRDSIIFHELITDLLRNIDAIHGVDPSVISIVQDETVRVIEKSKKELRPADVLSKKQIDDAINLYNITENLALYLYDLSGKYMYDLERLKERLDELKKEQKVALNFGTFKLNYETMNFSSYFQIFDSKLTKNVSSNWGYADTDIAGHKNSIGQTSSISNREIGEAYYAKLKGLNFYDFEINVSILSRGNGCSGIVFRAKDDFNFYLFDVCDRGGMKRLCKVENGNVEVLKEKLTGVNTNNKWNKYKIVTSHANIDIYEVDENSNETNILRSLDERFLSGTVGLYSQIHGQGSFFDNLEVIPRPCSELSKRGAQKKQREISSCPYYKENYLSETLPYSFINDVDYEWSFARGGDEHDEHHDENNNEQNNEQNNEQNNEQNNEQNNEQNNEQNNEHLLCSKMVQISDKSSEQSSNTIALLKQRKCSDGYFTLDMNFSKDEGNESENDELVKILFNFVNEQNYNALEMTNDGIRIVTHRNSKSETLSELTDREKIKKVLVPNEWINIKLHFQKSKITVVISNNEEELQLNTDIADVDMIRSGQVGFWVQNFSEVKFASIILSSAMSHNDGNFIQTKSKAWAACEDSVHVLNRRSSCQTNIFPNETKEKHINCIKNFCEECCLYHTQMLDSNEKKQCEKHCKKNDHLAAKMQTLFEKFLNRCVSLEENKDYKQCADNDTECRNRVCVLCCKRNDPENSKELKGLSLQKSKDIQQKEVIECQFQCNRAHA encoded by the coding sequence ATGAATTATTTAATCCCCGTACTTTGGTGCATCTTCCTGAGTTTCCTTGCTAGAGGACAAGAATCGGCGACAAATTTTTATAAGTTCGTAGACTCTTCCGCATCATCCACGTACATTTCAGAGGAATCTGGGAGTTCGCTTTATGATGCGAAAAGGGCTATACAGAATAACCCCGGTTATTGGTGCAGTTCCGGGAATCACGgaaaggatgaagaaatcAGCTGGACTGGTTATTTAAATACAAAGGGGTTCATAAAAGGAGTGAAAATATCGTGGGAATACAGCCCAGAATCAGTCAGCATATCTGTGTCTAGTGATggggaaaattataaaaatgttattcCTTATCGGAGAATTTCTGGAAATGAAGCTTCTTTTGACgaaatttacttttttaaaaaattagaagaagTGATATCGATAAGAATTGGACTAAAAAATGCTATTCACAAATATTTCGGAATAAGGGAAGTGAAGATCATAGGAGGGGGGAATCCATACTTTCTGTTACTATCAGGAATTACAAGTGATAATGAAATGTGCTTACAAGTGGAGGAAGGATTAGTAAATAATGACAATACTTCGGTTATATTAGATTCATGTATAAATGCCTTAGCAAGCGGAGATGGCAGAGAATTGTGGAAGACAAATTCTAACAACCAAATAATTAGTGCCTTCAGTAACCCCCCCAAATGCTTATCTGTTATTAATTTGGATAAtttggaaaagaataaaattgtttTATACGACTGTTTAAGAGCATTGGAAGATGGAGATGGAAAGTCTAATTGGATATTTGAATCTAATTCACAAATTCGATTGCAAAGGAGTGGTGAGCCTTTATGCATAtctcaaaaaaatatatacggAAATGTACCTGGAATTCATGATATTCTTCTGAACATGGATATTACAGTTGATGCTAATTCGACTCTGGATGATGATCATAATGCGGACAACACGATAGATGGAAACTTGAATAGCTACTGGGCTTCGGCCACATTTGCAGATAATTACGAGCATGTAGTAAATATCATCCTAGATTTAAACAAGTACGTAGAAATATCCAGAGTAAAAATTTCTTGGGAATACCCCCCCCTGCATTATAGCATAAGTGCCAGTATAGACAACCAGGAATATAAAGTGATCGCTGAAAATTTAGCGAACCCTAGCTTTGTAACAATAGATTCtttgaaaaatttagaaaCGAGATATATCAAGATAACAATGATGAAGCCTCATCCGAAGCATGGAGAAATGGGGGATCAATTTTTGTATGGAGTTAGGTCCATAGAAGTTCAGGCAAACAACTTAGAAACTACTATAGGCTATTGCAGAGATGCAGCTAATTCGGATGATGCAAGAGATAAATACTTTGTTGAATATATAACCGAATTTGACGAAGACTTAACTAGCAAACTTATCAACCTAGAAGATGATGTGTCGAAAAATGTAAACTCTATTAGTGATAATTTATCAAAACTGGAAGAATTATTACCTAATATTGAAACATGCAtacaggaaaagaaagagtaTGATGAAGAACTGAAAGAGTCcaaggaaaaagcaaatgAATTGAATGAAAAGTTGTCCTCCCTAGTGTCAGTAAATTCAATTCATGATAACGATTTGCTACGATTAGATATCCTTCCTGGTGATTCATCTTCCTACCCAGCTACTGATTGTTCtgtaattaaaaatgttcaaGATATTTCCCAATCAGGATTTTACTGGATAAAGCCAAAGTGTGCCCCTGAACCGTTGAGAGTATATTGCGACATGGAGTCCAGTACATCCCTCTACGTATGGAACGGTAATCCACCTAAACATAGCGATCATTTAATTAGCAATATTATAAATTCTGTGGATGATATAAGACAACACTGTGCTGAAATAGGACTAGAACCTCTAATTCTAAGGTCGAAAAGCCAATTAAATAGCTTAATTttgtctttaaaaaaaatgggatacacactaaatgggaaaaacaaCATTCCTCTTGCATATGACTATTCTTGTGATCACGGTAGTTGCAGCGGAAAGTTTCACGATTTGGTAAACGGAAACATAGATTTAACGacattaatttatttaaaagcATCTGAATCCCCCGACAGCACAAAAGTGAGACAAACTGCTGGAATATCCTACGATGATGGatctttcaaattttttaatttagaAACATCTGATATATCTGCAATAGTTTGTTCTACTAATTCTACGGAGAACGATGATGCGTTACAATATTTGAGAATAAATTGCGAAACGACAGCACTTGAAGATTATTTCAATTCAATTGTGAATACTAATATAGTTGTTCTCTGTCCTTTAGGATGTGCCAGTGATAATTTTAAAAGCAATGCGGTGTATGGAAGTAGAGGAATATATGCAGATAACAGTTCCATTTGCAGAGCCGCGATACACGCTGGGGTGGTGGACAATAAGGGAGGCCTAGTGAATGTTACGATCGAATCTGGAATGGATCGCTATGAAGGCTCCATTAGTAATAATGTAGAATCTATTTCTTTAAATAAAGACCCAGCAGGAGGATTGTTAGATATCATCACTaaagatgaggaagaaaatattaaggaggaaagaagcatTTTTCATCACTGGACGATACGAATTGGCAATCTATCAGCGGAATGTCCTATGGATTTGTTTCAATATAAGCATACatccttttttcaaaagggagaaacaaCGAAGGAGAGAAAGGAAATGGCATATAGTGAAGACGAAAATAGAGATAGTATAATTTTTCATGAGTTAATTACCGACCTGTTAAGGAATATTGATGCTATTCATGGAGTTGATCCCTCAGTAATTTCCATCGTCCAGGATGAGACAGTAAGGGTGATAGAAAAGTCGAAGAAGGAACTGAGACCAGCTGATGTGTTAtcgaaaaaacaaattgacgATGCTATCAATTTATACAATATTACAGAAAATTTGGCATTATATCTATACGATTTGTCAGGAAAATACATGTACGACTTGGAACGGTTGAAGGAACGTTtggatgaattaaaaaaagaacagaaagTTGCTCTTAACTTTGGTACCTTCAAATTGAATTATGAAACaatgaatttttcttcgtactttcaaatttttgattcaaaattaacaaaaaatgtgTCTAGCAATTGGGGGTATGCAGATACGGATATAGCAGGACATAAAAATAGTATTGGCCAAACAAGCAGCATTTCAAACAGAGAAATAGGGGAAGCATATTATGCGAAATTGAAAGGATTAAATTTTTATGACTTTGAAATAAACGTAAGTATATTAAGCAGAGGAAATGGATGCTCAGGTATTGTTTTTAGAGCCAAGGACgatttcaatttttacctATTTGATGTGTGTGATAGGGGAGGAATGAAAAGATTATGTAAGGTAGAAAATGGGAACGTGGAAgttttgaaagaaaaattaacagGTGTTAATACAAACAATAAGTGGAACAAGTACAAAATTGTGACCAGTCATGCGAATATTGATATTTACGAGGTTGATGAGAATTCAAATGAGACTAACATTTTGAGGTCTCTAGATGAAAGGTTTCTCTCTGGAACTGTCGGTTTGTATTCTCAAATTCATGGACAAGGTTCCTTCTTTGATAATTTAGAGGTAATACCTCGACCATGTTCCGAATTGTCCAAAAGGGGGGCacaaaaaaagcaaagggaAATTTCCAGCTGCCCATACTACAAGGAAAACTACTTAAGCGAAACCTTGCCGTATAGCTTTATTAACGATGTGGATTATGAGTGGAGTTTTGCAAGGGGGGGCGACGAACATGACGAGCACCACGATGAGAACAACAATGAGCAGAACAATGAGCAGAACAATGAGCAGAACAATGAGCAGAACAATGAGCAGAACAATGAGCAGAACAATGAGCAGAACAATGAGCACCTGCTATGCTCAAAAATGGTACAAATCAGCGACAAGTCCAGCGAACAGAGCTCCAACACCATAGCACTTTTAAAACAGAGAAAGTGCTCTGACGGGTACTTTACCCTGGACAtgaatttttccaaagatGAGGGTAatgaaagtgaaaatgatgagttggtaaaaattcttttcaaCTTTGTAAACGAGCAAAACTACAATGCGTTAGAGATGACGAATGATGGAATCAGGATAGTGACACACAGAAATAGCAAATCAGAAACATTGTCCGAATTGACcgatagggaaaaaattaaaaaggtgtTGGTCCCAAATGAGTGGATTAATATAAAATTACATTTCCAAAAATCAAAGATTACGGTCGTCATAAGtaataatgaagaagaattacAACTAAACACAGATATTGCTGATGTAGATATGATTCGTTCAGGACAAGTTGGTTTCTGGGTACAGAATTTCAGTGAGGTGAAATTTGCTTCTATCATTCTTTCATCTGCTATGTCACATAATGAtggaaattttattcaaaCTAAATCCAAGGCATGGGCAGCTTGTGAAGATTCTGTGCATGTATTAAATAGAAGGTCTTCATGTCAAACGAATATATTCCCAAATGAGacgaaagaaaaacatattaattgtattaaaaatttttgtgaAGAATGCTGTTTATATCATACACAAATGCTAGACAGTAATGAGAAAAAGCAATGCGAAaaacactgtaaaaaaaatgaccactTAGCAGCCAAGATGCAGACactatttgaaaaatttttaaatagaTGTGTTTCCTTGGAGGAAAACAAGGACTATAAGCAGTGTGCAGACAATGATACTGAATGTAGAAATAGAGTTTGTGTACTTTGTTGCAAAAGGAACGATCCGGAAAATTCTAAGGAGTTGAAGGGATTATCTCTGCAGAAGTCAAAGGATATACAGCAAAAGGAAGTAATCGAGTGTCAATTTCAGTGCAACCGGGCCCATGCGTGA
- a CDS encoding bromodomain protein, putative gives MSLNKIKYDELEELRRKNEVLMNLLNKLIAFDKKRIFLYPVNVQFVPDYLNIIKEPMDFTTMKQKIQNYKYRDFQEFEKDAFLIINNCYTYNDKSTIYHRMAENLETYYKKITPKIYRKYLNIHLLYHSEDKDVLNNTLYDPNVNEGKKTPVKEIKKNLRPKKQGKVGRPSKVSLSFKNEHADMNQLANVNKKKKKSNNKNLLKTKMQMQDKNNFYDNSYGSFNGIAQNDMYGYNNKAYASLENMLEKENFSTILDTIQNSNDKSKDIFGMLIKVLSDNKNRYSPLCNYVNMSKTLRKVFFGVPISSKKKKNKYPSVDSSENYTQLSPNSRKRNISDKVGVSDENESGNVMTKKSKHSNEEEQDNYMGPTSHSTAQNETDAKTDTSVDRQVSCGDCESPTSQPDSNENNNAGKLKNDNVKTGECQNKFPADTVNNHSAEEVKPPDKENEPEKDFVTYNIEKKELTMKLLNYKESVKKFIGESNLPTFINIFPNIYNILDNADSKNLYYAAFNDLRVFGLDVADFGEFNKKIAYNKNYLMGVGRYHIKNVLTLDKNLSNIMLNGGNKSHFCEQIKSYLSNEKNKMQKTSVSQQYIEGEKTKHSATNTKECVRTSENQAEDTSYFDIGSRGENSVMQNVQHDSSSQLHSNNNGHSDPTENKTLTGSSTSDKGGNTSTPLDNSHLMYSDTHFKDNSNYSNDQFSSESSDIDNLDMRNFLDTYNSYNKKFVRRQQIYRILKNRIKKLFRKNATQKTMS, from the coding sequence ATGAgtttaaacaaaattaaatACGATGAGCTGGAGGAactgaggaggaaaaatgaagtcCTGATGAACTTGCTAAATAAGTTAATCGCTTTCGATAAGAAAAGGATATTTCTCTATCCCGTCAATGTGCAGTTTGTTCCTGATTATTTGAACATAATAAAAGAGCCAATGGACTTTACCACCATGAAACAGAAAATccaaaattataaatataggGATTTTCAAGAATTTGAAAAGGACGCCTTCTTAATTATCAATAACTGTTACACATACAACGACAAAAGTACCATCTACCACAGGATGGCAGAAAATCTAGAAACTtactataaaaaaattactccgAAAATATATAGGAAGTACCTAAATATACATCTCCTATATCACAGTGAGGATAAGGATGTGTTAAATAATACCCTTTATGATCCGAACGTAaatgaaggcaaaaaaaCACCTgttaaggaaattaaaaaaaatctcaGACCGAAAAAACAAGGAAAGGTAGGAAGACCAAGCAAAGTAAGCTTAAGCTTTAAAAACGAACACGCCGATATGAACCAACTCGCaaatgttaataaaaaaaaaaaaaaaagtaacaataaaaatttactaaaaacaaaaatgcaaatgcaagataaaaacaatttttatgaCAACTCGTATGGATCATTTAATGGGATTGCCCAAAATGACATGTATGGATATAATAACAAAGCGTATGCAAGTTTGGAGAATATgctggagaaggaaaacttCTCAACAATCTTAGATACCATTCAAAACAGTAATGATAAATCGAAGGATATTTTTGGCATGTTAATAAAAGTACTTTCAGATAACAAGAACAGGTACTCTCCTCtatgtaattatgtaaaTATGAGCAAAACCTTACGCAAAGTATTTTTTGGAGTTCccatttcttcaaaaaaaaaaaaaaataaatatcccTCAGTAGACAGTAGTGAAAATTACACTCAGCTATCTCCAAAcagcagaaaaagaaacataagCGACAAAGTGGGCGTAAGCGATGAAAACGAAAGTGGAAATGTAATGACTAAAAAGAGCAAACACtcaaatgaagaggaacagGATAATTACATGGGACCCACTTCGCATAGCACTGCTCAAAACGAGACCGATGCTAAGACTGATACAAGCGTTGACAGACAAGTCAGCTGTGGGGACTGCGAGTCGCCCACCAGTCAGCCCGATAGTAACGAGAATAACAACGCaggcaaattaaaaaatgataatgtaAAAACGGGTGAATGCCAGAATAAATTCCCCGCGGACACAGTAAATAATCATTCTGCAGAGGAAGTAAAACCCCCAGATAAGGAAAACGAACCAGAAAAAGATTTCGTAACATAcaacattgaaaaaaaagaattaaccATGAAACTTCTAAACTATAAGGAAagcgtaaaaaaatttatcggAGAATCAAATCTTCCTACATTCATTAATATATTCCCAAATATTTACAATATTCTAGATAATGCAGattcaaaaaatttatactATGCTGCCTTCAATGATTTGAGAGTTTTCGGCTTAGATGTAGCAGATTTTGGcgaatttaacaaaaaaattgcctaCAATAAAAATTACCTCATGGGAGTTGGTAGAtatcatataaaaaatgtcttAACATTGGATAAAAATCTGTCAAACATAATGCTTAACGGAGGGAACAAATCTCACTTCTGTGAACAGATAAAATCGTACTTATCGAATGAGAAGAATAAGATGCAGAAAACCAGTGTCTCACAACAGTACATTGAAGGTGAGAAAACCAAACACTCAGCTACAAATACAAAGGAGTGCGTTCGAACAAGTGAAAATCAAGCAGAAGACACTTCATACTTCGATATTGGAAGTCGGGGCGAAAATTCCGTTATGCAAAACGTTCAACATGATAGCAGTTCTCAATTGCACAGTAATAATAATGGCCATTCCGACCCAACGGAAAATAAAACACTCACAGGTAGTAGTACCTCTgacaaggggggaaatacgAGTACCCCCCTTGATAACTCTCATTTAATGTACAGTGATACACATTTCAAGGACAATTCAAATTATAGCAATGACCAATTTTCGAGCGAATCATCTGACATTGACAATTTGGACATGAGGAACTTTTTAGATACGTATAATTCATATAACAAGAAATTTGTAAGGAGGCAACAAATTTAcagaattttgaaaaatagaattaaaaagttGTTTAGAAAAAATGCTACGCAGAAGACTATGTCGTAA
- a CDS encoding tubulin epsilon chain, putative, whose product MVREILFLHVGQCGNQLGHEFWSVAIKEQLNKKINEKKELIGKYSSMNDSITSFFENDSENFNLNQKESLKARAILVDTETGVANEIMKSSLSSYFDENNIFTQQSGAGNNWSQGYMHYGRMYGNLIDNIIRRNVEKCDSLQSFYITSSLGGGTGSGLGSYILEMLSDNYKQIKFSNCVFPSACDDVITSPYNSFFALTKIHEFSNCVLPVSNDALLNILNSKKLKDKENDKNDYSKMNNIVANVIVNLTSSMRFEGSLNVDINEICTNLIPYPFFNFMLSSLSPCTETENIRTFDHLFKNVLNHNNQMLIANPKDGLSLSMAFLVRGNINISDVTKNILLTKNNLNILRYNKDATKIGLCNVPPLNQPYSLLCLINSCEIRNTFLQILERFNKLFKRKAHLHHYLEYLTMDDILEFKEKIQNLIYEYSYIQKNSFCSPKFLDKNTINILGYDVCEEEDVKEENITSEDRACPHYLRPKMSKYDRSANWFDFKNRPIV is encoded by the coding sequence ATGGTGCgcgaaattttatttttacacgtAGGACAGTGCGGAAATCAGCTCGGACATGAATTTTGGTCTGTAGCAATTAAGGAACagttgaataaaaaaataaatgagaaaaaagagcTAATAGGGAAATACAGTTCTATGAACGATTCAAtaacttcctttttcgaaaatgacagcgaaaattttaatttaaatcaGAAGGAAAGTTTGAAAGCACGGGCAATATTGGTAGACACCGAAACGGGGGTGGCAAATGAAATTATGAAAAgttccctttcttcttattttgacgaaaataatatttttacccAACAATCGGGTGCTGGAAATAATTGGTCCCAAGGGTATATGCACTATGGAAGAATGTATGGGAATTTAATTGATAACATAATTAGAAGGAATGTTGAAAAATGTGATTCTCTGCAATCATTTTATATCACATCTTCATTAGGGGGTGGAACCGGTTCTGGATTGGGTTCTTATATTTTAGAAATGCTATCTGATAATTATAAACAGATAAAATTTAGCAATTGCGTATTTCCATCAGCTTGCGATGATGTAATTACATCTCCGTATAATAGTTTTTTTGCCTTAACAAAAATTCACGAGTTTTCGAATTGCGTCTTACCCGTTTCGAACGATGCGTtgttaaatattttaaatagtaaaaaactgaaagataaagaaaatgacaaaaacGATTATTCAAAGATGAATAATATAGTGGCTAATGTAATTGTAAATTTAACAAGTTCTATGAGATTTGAAGGATCCTTAAATGTTGATATAAATGAAATATGCACAAATTTAATTCcttaccctttttttaattttatgttATCATCCTTAAGCCCTTGTACAGAAACGGAAAATATTAGAACATTCGaccatttatttaaaaatgttttgaACCACAATAATCAAATGCTTATTGCCAACCCGAAGGATGGTCTCAGTTTGTCTATGGCTTTCTTAGTTCGGGGAAATATCAACATTTCAGATGTTACCAAGAATATATTATTAACGAAGAATAATTTGAATATTTTACGGTACAATAAGGATGCCACTAAAATAGGTTTGTGTAATGTACCTCCTTTAAACCAGCCATATAGTTTACTGTGTCTAATTAATTCGTGTGAAATACGAAATacctttttgcaaattttggaAAGATTTAATAAGTTATTTAAAAGGAAGGCACACTTGCACCACTATTTGGAATATCTAACTATGGATGACATTTTAGAATTTAAGGAGAAGATACAAAACTTGATTTATGAATATAGCTATATTcagaaaaattcattttgttcacctAAATTTTTGGACAAAAATACCATCAATATTTTGGGGTATGATGTTtgtgaggaggaggatgttAAGGAAGAGAACATCACTAGTGAAGACAGGGCGTGTCCGCACTATTTGAGGCCCAAAATGAGCAAGTACGATAGAAGTGCCAACTGGTTTGACTTTAAAAATAGACCCATTGTTTGA